GGACATGCTGTGGTTGGCTTGAGGTGGATCACACTATGCATGAATGAGAGTCTTGTTTTGTGATTAGGTATAAGGAATATCAACTCCAAGATTATAGTCCATGGTTTCTCAAGCAAGTAAGATACTAATTAGCATAAAGAACTAAAGAATTAGATTGCACTTAAAAACATGGGTTTGATTGATGTTTTCTCTTATATTTTTAGATTAACAATTCTCATAACTGGGAGCACTTGAGGGGTTGCCTAGTCAAATCTGAAGACTGCAGTATACTTTCCAAGAAATACAAGGTCTATAGCAATCTGTTTAACTGTATTATCAGCTATCTTCTACATAACTCTGATTACAATTTCGTTAATATTTTGCAGACTCTTAAACAATATAAATCAGCTAAATTGACCCCAATTGAAGCTGGTTGCTGCGGACCACCTTCTGAGTAGGTTCCACCCATTCAAAGATTGCTCTTTAAGCATATTcaaattcacatttttttttctttaattttctatgGTGGGCATTTCAATCTTACTGATtttttgttatcttttttttccTACTATATTGTGGGACTTTTATGTTAACACAGATGTGGATATCCTGCTGTAAATGCATCGTACTATGATTTGACCTTTCACCCAATTAGCTCCAACATTGACTGCAAGCTGTACAAAAATTCTCGTGCCATCAAATGCTATGATTGTGATTCATGCAAGTAAGCATGGCATGCTTAGTAGTAATTAGTCCATGCCTCCATGTAGCAATATGTTAATGTGTGTTCTTATCCTCAAAACTTTGTTTCCAGGGCTGGCGTGGCACAATACATGAAAACTGAGTGGAGAGTTGTTGCAATCTTTAATGTTGCTTTATTTCTTGTCTTGGTAAGACATTCacatcttcttctttaatgctCTTGCAACATTAACTTGGATCATTTATACTTGTGTTTATTATCCTTCCAAATGCTACTGCTTTACAATTACCTTTTTCTTGGTTCAATGGACAGTCAATTATATACTTTGTGGGATGCTGTGCACGACGAAGTGCTGCCAGGAACCAACATTCAAAAGCTTGATAGTAGGCCTGGATCTCATGCACTCGCTTAAATTCATTTTTGTAGCCGTTTGTAGTCACTTGTGTAGTTCATGTAAGCACCTTAGCTTATACATTATATTATTCAATCAATGAGGGCACAACTTCAAATTTGCAAACCAAGGATTACCATAAGTTGCTTCTCTATTTGTAATCTATTTCTCAATCAATACCCTTAAAATAATTAAGGAAACAGATTTAGAGTTTGTTGTTGTGTGTTTTTACAAAAaggtatt
This sequence is a window from Arachis stenosperma cultivar V10309 chromosome 10, arast.V10309.gnm1.PFL2, whole genome shotgun sequence. Protein-coding genes within it:
- the LOC130957983 gene encoding tetraspanin-10-like is translated as MGVGTSTFIIKWINFITMLLAIAVIVFGMWMSNHHDGCRKSLTVPMIGLGAFIFFISVIGFIGALKRSSILLWIYLIMLCFILVGILIFTVLAFIVTNNGSGHSVAGLRYKEYQLQDYSPWFLKQINNSHNWEHLRGCLVKSEDCSILSKKYKTLKQYKSAKLTPIEAGCCGPPSECGYPAVNASYYDLTFHPISSNIDCKLYKNSRAIKCYDCDSCKAGVAQYMKTEWRVVAIFNVALFLVLSIIYFVGCCARRSAARNQHSKA